One stretch of Brevibacillus laterosporus DNA includes these proteins:
- a CDS encoding oxo-acid lyase, producing the protein MTNNVKVRVNLLAGDTENAKDIMEILNGQVLVGLMVKSFPSVESAVEKIKEFQRAGIPVSVGLGAADPAQWKKVADVSKLTIPPHVNQVFPAAGYTIGLLESVGATNTIVNAVITPSGTAGKVYVTTGPESQKYEEAISCEAAAALLADMGVTSVKFYPLNNRLDELAAMVKAAVDAGITIFEPTGGITIENMAETVRVCIANGATEVIPHIYTSIVDKTTGLTRVEDVQALRVALAEWM; encoded by the coding sequence ATGACAAATAACGTAAAAGTACGTGTGAATTTATTAGCAGGAGATACTGAGAATGCAAAAGACATTATGGAGATATTAAACGGCCAGGTATTGGTAGGTCTTATGGTCAAATCCTTTCCAAGTGTGGAATCGGCAGTGGAAAAGATAAAAGAGTTTCAGAGAGCAGGTATCCCAGTGTCAGTAGGCTTAGGGGCGGCTGATCCAGCCCAGTGGAAAAAGGTAGCTGACGTATCCAAGCTCACCATTCCACCGCACGTGAATCAAGTATTCCCAGCAGCCGGTTATACCATTGGACTGTTGGAGAGTGTAGGTGCTACAAATACAATCGTCAATGCAGTAATTACACCAAGTGGTACGGCGGGTAAGGTGTATGTGACGACAGGACCTGAGAGTCAGAAATATGAAGAAGCTATCTCGTGTGAAGCAGCAGCAGCATTATTAGCGGACATGGGGGTAACCTCTGTCAAATTTTATCCGTTAAATAACCGATTAGATGAACTGGCTGCTATGGTGAAGGCCGCTGTAGATGCAGGTATTACAATTTTTGAGCCGACAGGTGGAATCACCATCGAAAATATGGCTGAAACAGTGCGCGTTTGCATCGCAAATGGTGCTACAGAAGTGATCCCACACATCTACACGTCCATAGTGGATAAAACAACCGGATTGACAAGAGTGGAGGATGTCCAAGCCTTGCGCGTTGCATTGGCGGAGTGGATGTAG
- a CDS encoding DgaE family pyridoxal phosphate-dependent ammonia lyase, with protein MSIYQQLGLRAVINASGKMTALGASAVHPEVARAISEASMDYVDMRELLHEVGKRIAKATGAEGGCPTLGASAGIAIATAAIIAGSNLAKLEKIPFLLGVPNEVIVQKGHSVHFGGAVPQMMALGGAKVIEVGHANLVEADHIEGAINENTAALFYIKSHHAVQKGMQSLQAMLEIGHRHQLPVVVDAAAEDDLHMYVQMGADLVIYSGGKAIEGPTSGFICGKQALIDACHAQYKGVGRAMKVGKEALVGLVMALERYANKPETGKEQKERMQSFLEQIKDLAGVTGRIVQDEAGREIYRAQLTIDPAEAGMTATELSQKLKEGKPAIYTRDHYANIGIINIDPRPLLPQQEKQIAQRLHQIWQA; from the coding sequence ATGTCAATCTATCAACAGCTAGGACTTCGTGCGGTCATTAATGCGAGTGGGAAGATGACGGCACTAGGTGCAAGTGCTGTCCATCCCGAAGTGGCTCGTGCTATCTCAGAAGCGTCGATGGATTATGTGGATATGCGGGAGCTGTTACATGAGGTAGGGAAACGTATCGCGAAAGCAACGGGTGCAGAAGGAGGGTGCCCAACGCTTGGGGCCTCGGCAGGTATCGCAATCGCTACAGCGGCTATCATCGCAGGAAGCAATCTGGCTAAGCTAGAGAAAATTCCTTTTTTACTAGGCGTTCCAAATGAAGTAATTGTACAGAAAGGACATTCTGTTCATTTTGGAGGAGCTGTTCCACAGATGATGGCTCTTGGAGGAGCAAAAGTGATTGAGGTAGGTCATGCCAATTTGGTGGAAGCTGATCATATTGAAGGTGCCATTAATGAAAATACCGCTGCACTCTTTTACATTAAATCGCACCATGCCGTGCAAAAAGGTATGCAATCTCTACAGGCTATGCTGGAGATCGGGCATCGTCATCAGCTCCCTGTCGTCGTGGATGCTGCTGCTGAAGATGATTTGCACATGTATGTTCAAATGGGGGCGGATTTGGTTATCTATAGTGGTGGTAAAGCCATAGAGGGGCCAACTTCGGGTTTTATTTGTGGCAAACAGGCGTTAATTGATGCGTGCCATGCCCAGTACAAAGGTGTAGGACGTGCGATGAAGGTCGGCAAAGAAGCGTTGGTCGGTCTAGTAATGGCATTAGAACGCTACGCAAATAAGCCAGAAACGGGCAAGGAGCAGAAGGAACGTATGCAATCCTTTCTGGAACAAATAAAAGATTTGGCAGGAGTAACAGGTCGCATTGTTCAAGATGAAGCAGGGCGTGAAATTTACCGTGCCCAACTAACCATTGATCCAGCAGAGGCTGGTATGACGGCCACCGAGCTTTCCCAGAAATTGAAAGAAGGAAAGCCGGCCATTTATACAAGGGATCATTATGCGAATATAGGAATCATCAATATTGATCCCCGACCTTTGCTTCCTCAACAAGAAAAACAGATCGCTCAGCGTTTACACCAAATTTGGCAAGCATAG
- a CDS encoding DUF4310 family protein, giving the protein MDQSLEKQGFWLSEWAFPIFVACLCSGIFAGTHMYYVHHVGAFNDIAIVAMLEAGIKGGSYGAAAAFGASFLFARVLEGPLVGILDIGGALQTGIGIGVPAMLLGAGIVAPIESFPLALVVGAGLGLLIGLIIILIRRYTVAGSTSTFGADVMMGAGNAAGRYLGPLIVITAIMASIPVGIGATIGAALFYAFKKPIAGGAIIGAMIMGGIFQIPT; this is encoded by the coding sequence ATGGATCAATCGTTAGAAAAGCAAGGTTTTTGGTTATCTGAGTGGGCTTTCCCTATTTTTGTTGCTTGCTTATGTTCTGGTATTTTCGCAGGTACGCATATGTATTATGTGCATCATGTAGGGGCGTTTAATGATATTGCTATCGTAGCTATGTTAGAGGCTGGTATTAAAGGCGGAAGCTATGGTGCAGCAGCGGCATTTGGAGCCAGCTTCTTGTTTGCCAGAGTCCTAGAAGGTCCATTAGTTGGTATTTTGGACATCGGTGGGGCTTTGCAAACGGGTATTGGTATTGGAGTGCCTGCTATGTTGCTTGGAGCGGGGATTGTAGCCCCTATAGAATCGTTCCCGTTGGCGTTGGTGGTAGGTGCAGGTCTTGGATTACTGATTGGGCTAATTATTATCTTGATTCGACGCTATACTGTAGCTGGTTCCACCTCAACATTTGGAGCAGATGTCATGATGGGAGCTGGTAACGCAGCAGGTCGTTATTTGGGTCCATTAATTGTTATTACAGCGATTATGGCATCTATTCCCGTTGGCATTGGTGCTACAATAGGTGCGGCTCTGTTCTATGCCTTTAAAAAACCGATTGCAGGTGGTGCAATTATTGGTGCCATGATTATGGGAGGGATTTTTCAAATTCCAACGTAA
- a CDS encoding DUF4311 domain-containing protein → MSITLIIILKSIIIGALVGFGVGAGAARMFHAPNVQGMGAFRTFGELNACEGDPISHFSFGLGFLFNAWASVVGAGALTQDVDHRIIPNWAAAGLLWKNRNVSETLHDPKKMAFAGALVGVVVVALLNSTASSIPSSMQLVATKVLVPAANWLINPIMPIVFWMAAMDAGKRTGLWGTVLGGFAHLIMGNAVPGIVLGILIGKGVDDSGWNRITKTLVVAVVLLYTLSGFFRGFDVAFLHSIQVDIPQWLIDLHKMFGSEVK, encoded by the coding sequence ATGAGTATCACCTTGATCATTATTTTAAAATCAATCATTATTGGTGCACTTGTTGGGTTTGGGGTTGGAGCAGGGGCAGCTCGTATGTTCCACGCTCCCAATGTACAAGGGATGGGTGCTTTTCGTACCTTTGGAGAGTTAAATGCATGCGAAGGAGATCCGATATCTCACTTTTCATTTGGTCTGGGCTTTCTATTTAATGCTTGGGCGTCCGTTGTTGGTGCAGGTGCATTGACACAGGACGTTGATCATCGTATTATCCCCAACTGGGCAGCGGCGGGGCTATTGTGGAAAAATCGAAATGTTTCTGAAACTTTACATGATCCGAAGAAAATGGCATTTGCAGGCGCACTCGTTGGAGTTGTCGTGGTTGCCTTATTGAACTCTACAGCTTCCTCCATTCCTTCTTCTATGCAGTTAGTGGCAACCAAAGTACTGGTGCCAGCTGCTAACTGGTTGATTAACCCAATTATGCCAATCGTTTTCTGGATGGCGGCTATGGATGCTGGTAAACGTACCGGTTTATGGGGAACCGTACTAGGTGGTTTTGCTCACTTAATCATGGGGAATGCTGTCCCTGGTATCGTCCTTGGTATTTTAATCGGTAAAGGTGTGGACGATAGCGGTTGGAATCGTATTACGAAAACTCTGGTGGTTGCCGTTGTTCTATTGTACACACTAAGTGGATTTTTCCGTGGTTTTGATGTAGCGTTCCTGCACAGTATTCAAGTAGATATCCCTCAATGGCTCATTGATTTACACAAAATGTTTGGATCAGAGGTGAAATAA
- a CDS encoding DUF4312 family protein — translation MYKELDYTLTLSGSGESKEAAFQQVFGQIKNKLAREIPELILRIEPMDVEVLKASQSTYKERFLGILFPRNRTKYTIEVRVLVRLRVIELSKIEFAEEAQQLSGNKLLRLKKNPNT, via the coding sequence ATGTACAAAGAGCTTGATTACACGTTGACGTTAAGTGGGAGCGGGGAATCTAAAGAAGCTGCTTTTCAACAAGTGTTTGGTCAGATTAAAAACAAGCTGGCACGCGAGATTCCCGAGCTTATTTTACGAATTGAACCAATGGATGTTGAGGTTTTGAAGGCAAGTCAATCTACCTATAAAGAGCGCTTCTTAGGAATTTTGTTTCCACGCAATAGGACGAAGTATACGATTGAAGTGCGCGTTCTGGTCCGTTTGCGTGTAATTGAGCTGTCAAAAATTGAATTTGCAGAAGAAGCGCAGCAATTATCCGGCAACAAGCTATTGAGACTCAAGAAAAATCCTAACACGTAA
- a CDS encoding PRD domain-containing protein codes for MYMMTSIVEEVATLSPMQDTEAKELTTLLEKVQEQAYQLPLMITKERWIAMGVHLLAFMRRVQNQEKLPAVDSSLIEEGDVRLKQISQKVLDAYGFQYGFPLESIEIFLLQVHLEAAKAVQEETN; via the coding sequence ATGTATATGATGACAAGCATTGTAGAGGAAGTAGCCACACTATCCCCTATGCAAGATACAGAAGCGAAAGAGCTGACCACATTGCTCGAAAAGGTACAAGAGCAGGCTTATCAACTCCCGCTGATGATTACTAAGGAACGCTGGATTGCTATGGGGGTTCATCTGCTCGCCTTTATGAGACGAGTACAAAACCAGGAAAAATTGCCTGCTGTTGATTCCTCTTTAATAGAGGAAGGAGATGTGCGTTTAAAGCAAATCTCTCAAAAAGTATTGGATGCTTACGGATTTCAATATGGTTTTCCGCTAGAATCCATTGAAATTTTTCTTTTGCAAGTGCATTTGGAAGCAGCTAAGGCTGTACAAGAAGAGACAAATTAG
- a CDS encoding amidohydrolase/deacetylase family metallohydrolase: MNYDLLIRNGHVIDPASGRNGRFHIGITNGMIQKVWEGNDDLSLPTATKIIDAREYIVTPGLIDLHVHVFTDKTPLGIKTDRIGVQQGVTTVVDAGSAGVDTYPIFLEEAVTNSETEVLAWINISRLGLCGGLSELADMTQLASEETARLIKSDSRICGIKARMSASVVKENGIKPLYVAKKLANELAVPVMVHIGNAPPPLHEVLELLEEGDVVTHAFHGKKGGIFTKDGSLLPEADQALKRGVIFDVGHGTSSFSFATMKRALELGIKPYTISTDIYRHNVDGPVHSLTITMTKLLALGVPLEEVIEMSTYNPAKILQREQVIGSLKEGTRADISLLRLKKEPLHVTDSEEATILTSSYLQPELTIKSGKVLRCI; this comes from the coding sequence ATGAACTACGACTTACTTATTCGCAATGGACATGTAATAGACCCAGCTAGTGGGCGAAATGGTCGGTTTCATATTGGTATTACCAACGGAATGATTCAGAAGGTTTGGGAAGGAAATGATGATCTCTCACTTCCAACAGCCACAAAAATCATTGATGCGAGAGAATACATCGTGACCCCCGGATTAATTGATCTACATGTGCATGTATTCACGGATAAAACACCGCTTGGAATAAAAACGGATCGGATCGGTGTGCAACAAGGTGTGACAACAGTCGTGGATGCAGGAAGCGCTGGTGTAGATACCTATCCTATCTTTTTAGAAGAAGCGGTTACTAACAGTGAAACAGAAGTGCTTGCTTGGATAAATATATCGCGGTTAGGTCTATGCGGTGGACTATCGGAATTAGCCGATATGACTCAATTGGCGTCAGAAGAAACAGCTCGCCTAATCAAGAGCGATTCAAGAATCTGTGGTATTAAAGCAAGAATGAGCGCCTCTGTTGTAAAAGAAAATGGGATAAAACCTTTGTATGTAGCCAAAAAGCTGGCTAATGAGCTGGCAGTACCAGTAATGGTTCACATCGGAAATGCACCTCCACCGCTTCATGAAGTATTGGAATTGCTAGAAGAAGGAGATGTTGTCACACATGCGTTTCATGGTAAAAAGGGGGGTATTTTTACAAAAGATGGCAGCCTACTTCCAGAAGCAGATCAAGCATTGAAACGCGGTGTAATTTTTGATGTAGGCCACGGTACATCAAGTTTTAGTTTCGCAACGATGAAACGTGCCTTGGAGCTGGGAATTAAGCCTTATACAATAAGTACAGATATTTATCGGCATAACGTAGATGGTCCTGTACACAGCTTGACAATAACGATGACCAAATTACTAGCGCTAGGTGTTCCTCTAGAAGAAGTAATAGAGATGAGCACATACAATCCAGCTAAGATTTTACAAAGAGAACAGGTAATCGGAAGCTTAAAAGAAGGGACACGTGCTGATATTAGCTTGCTACGACTAAAGAAAGAACCCCTTCATGTAACCGATTCTGAGGAAGCTACCATCCTTACATCGAGCTATTTGCAACCAGAGCTCACTATTAAATCAGGAAAGGTATTGAGATGTATATGA
- a CDS encoding PRD domain-containing protein, with protein sequence MLSSRSREIVKTLVLAPEPLRIKEIAQDFQVSERTVKYDLDHVRAWLKERNIPLFSQPNKGIWLECQEPIKKQVMDWLQTPGSNEIFLHQNERARYIALELLCEENFLRIKDFTDRLLVSRNTIISDLEEVERFCSYWQLQFERKLRVGLRIVGKELQRRLALEQLMLDLLDGYEMFQLVQSISQEQDSMALAAPIYQRLKIDEKETSQLKESLNRVVLRVGKELQIHLSDRVLISLLIRMGIVVQRLRSGFNNQLDTLEISAIHQFSIFTYFQEELQVLFDQLSLPITDKEIAFICMPTIGMIVDPHAYEHRVDSQEQAEIYALTDELIQAVSDKCGIMFREDPGLMEHLFAHLADRIVKYRNGVLDPNPLTDDIIRTYPSLFTALKQICLEKFSKYQILLSNSDIAYIVLHFQAAQERLLEHKRVRALVVCGTGRGVARFLQTHLEKEVKTLHVVGLCSSLEVDSFLQSRSVDVIVSVIPLQAKVPVVQINALPTKQDREKLQSVLNTVKAKQVKEAPQAGALLATRTFTASTIPTQRATEITTSDSFSRGERTKFALLAENMSPAMLQEMENVTQDIILQGFEIGMKLTSRFAHLLPEKRQQGLFLHVLLMMNRLSHGSSYFNYETSGLQESRQMQAYRYELAQFFEQEQLELPPSELTAIMRYFTEERG encoded by the coding sequence ATGCTGTCTTCGCGATCACGTGAAATTGTCAAAACGTTGGTGTTAGCACCAGAACCGCTCCGAATAAAGGAAATTGCACAAGACTTTCAAGTTAGCGAACGAACCGTCAAATATGATTTAGATCATGTCCGCGCTTGGCTCAAAGAACGTAATATCCCATTGTTTTCTCAACCAAATAAGGGAATCTGGCTGGAATGTCAGGAGCCGATCAAAAAACAAGTAATGGACTGGCTACAAACTCCTGGGTCAAACGAAATCTTTTTGCACCAAAACGAACGAGCCCGATATATCGCACTAGAGCTGTTATGTGAAGAGAATTTTTTGCGGATTAAAGATTTTACCGACCGTTTACTAGTAAGTCGCAACACCATCATTTCTGATCTTGAAGAAGTGGAACGGTTTTGTAGTTATTGGCAGTTACAATTTGAACGAAAATTACGTGTTGGCTTACGAATTGTTGGTAAAGAGCTTCAGCGTAGACTAGCACTAGAACAATTAATGTTGGATTTATTAGATGGCTATGAAATGTTTCAGCTTGTACAGAGTATTTCACAAGAACAAGATAGCATGGCTCTAGCTGCCCCCATTTATCAGAGATTGAAAATTGACGAAAAGGAAACGTCTCAGTTGAAAGAATCATTGAATCGTGTCGTACTTCGAGTAGGCAAGGAGCTACAAATTCATCTGTCAGACAGGGTGCTCATCAGTTTATTAATTCGTATGGGCATTGTCGTGCAACGTCTTCGTAGCGGGTTTAACAACCAACTGGATACGTTAGAGATTTCAGCTATTCATCAGTTCTCCATTTTTACCTATTTCCAAGAAGAGTTGCAGGTACTGTTTGATCAGTTATCCCTCCCGATTACTGATAAAGAAATCGCTTTTATTTGCATGCCCACCATCGGGATGATTGTGGACCCACACGCGTACGAGCATAGAGTAGATTCTCAAGAACAAGCAGAAATCTATGCGTTGACAGATGAACTAATTCAAGCTGTATCAGACAAATGTGGAATCATGTTTCGAGAAGATCCGGGTCTTATGGAACATTTATTTGCGCATCTGGCTGATCGCATTGTGAAATACAGAAATGGTGTTTTGGACCCTAACCCGTTGACAGACGATATTATACGAACGTATCCATCTCTGTTTACAGCACTGAAGCAAATTTGCTTAGAGAAGTTTAGCAAGTATCAAATTCTACTTTCCAATTCTGATATCGCTTACATCGTATTACATTTCCAAGCGGCGCAGGAACGTTTATTAGAACATAAACGAGTTCGTGCTTTAGTGGTTTGCGGGACCGGGAGAGGAGTAGCAAGATTTTTACAGACACATTTGGAAAAGGAAGTTAAAACGCTACATGTAGTGGGACTTTGCTCTAGTTTGGAAGTCGATAGCTTTTTGCAAAGCAGATCTGTTGACGTCATCGTTAGTGTTATCCCTCTACAGGCAAAGGTGCCTGTTGTGCAAATAAATGCTTTGCCAACTAAACAGGATCGGGAAAAGCTACAATCAGTATTGAACACGGTAAAAGCAAAACAAGTCAAAGAAGCCCCACAAGCAGGAGCATTATTAGCCACAAGAACTTTTACAGCTTCAACGATCCCAACACAAAGAGCAACTGAAATAACTACATCTGATTCATTTTCCAGAGGAGAACGAACAAAATTTGCTTTACTCGCTGAAAATATGTCACCTGCGATGCTTCAGGAAATGGAGAACGTAACACAGGACATTATCCTGCAAGGTTTTGAGATTGGGATGAAATTGACCAGCCGATTTGCTCATCTTTTGCCTGAAAAGAGGCAACAAGGATTGTTTTTACACGTCCTGCTAATGATGAATCGCTTGTCGCATGGCAGTTCTTACTTTAACTATGAGACGAGCGGATTACAGGAATCCCGTCAAATGCAAGCCTATCGGTATGAATTAGCCCAATTTTTTGAGCAGGAACAACTTGAATTGCCTCCCAGTGAGCTTACTGCCATCATGCGATATTTTACAGAAGAGAGGGGCTAA
- a CDS encoding chitinase, translating to MKRFFSWLSTLLVLVAMLVPNISFAQTDTDSSSSDSRTAASPYNKRIVAYYPEWGIYSGHNNYTPGKIPWSKITHLNYAFADINLTTGTIDYFDKYAATEALMDGATWGSPDAGTLGSIRKYKKQYPHVKTMISVGGWSRSAGFHDVAKTPEARAKFSNSVVDFIRQWQFDGVDIDWEYPGFKRDPDKVDNPNDLGTPKANDTEKQTFTLLLKDLREALTKAGQEDGKYYELTAAVGCGLDKIAKTEPDKYAQYLDFINIMTYDIHGAWENKTGHHSPLFSNPKEPYEELIKINYNTAQAMKNFEKYGISKDKLIVGSPLYSRGWGQVKNDGPIPELPGLFASTVPESVKGIWDGGRNAGNNPYYHIKDVLEKDPAFKKYYDPVSKAPYIYSESKQQMYTYEDPTSIQEKVNFVNQNGYGGIIVWEVTGDPKEELISVVANGFKSGTTPVEYGTVSLQVANQPYSFTPEITFNGIAYNIPFGQSKLVDQVPTGTYAVTAKPFEDATYKYSPIIKPGTVQVAKGQTHSVTAEYKQEPKGPTGPDPSKVQAKVEFKVTSQWETGYNFDLVITNTGNTPVSNWTLQFDYAGQLTSVWDATLTPGQNSYQIKPPSWTPEIAPGKLFKLSGAGSGQASIPANYKINGSPITGASLSTGGPTNTHQ from the coding sequence ATGAAAAGGTTTTTCTCATGGTTATCCACACTTCTAGTTTTGGTAGCAATGCTCGTACCAAACATTTCCTTTGCTCAAACAGACACCGACTCTTCATCCTCAGATTCTCGAACGGCTGCTTCTCCCTATAACAAGCGAATTGTAGCGTATTACCCAGAATGGGGAATTTATTCAGGACATAACAATTATACTCCTGGCAAAATTCCTTGGAGTAAGATTACTCACCTCAACTACGCTTTTGCAGACATTAACTTGACAACAGGAACGATTGATTATTTCGATAAATACGCCGCTACGGAAGCCTTGATGGATGGTGCTACATGGGGCTCTCCTGATGCAGGTACTCTAGGTTCTATTCGCAAATACAAGAAACAGTATCCTCATGTGAAGACTATGATTTCCGTAGGTGGATGGTCTCGCTCTGCTGGGTTCCATGATGTGGCCAAAACTCCTGAAGCAAGAGCAAAATTCTCCAATAGTGTTGTCGATTTCATTCGTCAATGGCAATTCGATGGAGTAGATATCGACTGGGAATACCCCGGCTTTAAACGTGACCCTGACAAAGTGGATAATCCGAATGATCTCGGTACGCCAAAAGCGAATGATACCGAAAAACAAACCTTTACTCTCCTTCTTAAAGATCTTAGGGAAGCACTCACCAAAGCTGGACAAGAAGATGGAAAATACTACGAGCTGACAGCAGCAGTAGGTTGCGGATTGGACAAAATCGCCAAGACCGAACCTGATAAATATGCCCAATACCTCGACTTCATCAATATAATGACCTATGACATCCACGGAGCGTGGGAAAATAAAACAGGTCATCACTCCCCTCTATTTTCAAATCCTAAAGAACCTTATGAAGAATTAATCAAAATCAACTACAATACAGCTCAAGCTATGAAAAACTTTGAAAAATATGGAATTTCAAAAGACAAGCTTATTGTAGGATCTCCACTCTACTCGCGTGGATGGGGTCAAGTGAAAAATGATGGACCTATTCCTGAATTACCTGGCTTGTTTGCCTCTACTGTTCCTGAAAGCGTAAAAGGAATTTGGGATGGCGGCCGCAATGCAGGCAACAATCCGTACTACCATATCAAAGATGTTTTAGAAAAAGACCCCGCTTTCAAAAAATATTACGATCCCGTTTCCAAAGCTCCTTATATCTACAGTGAAAGCAAACAACAGATGTATACCTATGAAGACCCCACTTCCATACAAGAAAAAGTAAATTTCGTTAATCAAAACGGCTATGGTGGAATCATTGTCTGGGAAGTGACAGGTGATCCAAAAGAAGAATTGATTAGTGTGGTTGCAAATGGCTTCAAATCGGGAACAACTCCTGTAGAATATGGAACGGTTTCCTTACAAGTGGCAAATCAACCTTACTCCTTCACTCCTGAAATTACATTTAATGGAATCGCTTACAACATTCCTTTTGGACAAAGCAAACTAGTTGATCAAGTGCCAACAGGTACCTATGCGGTTACAGCAAAACCATTTGAAGATGCTACCTACAAATACTCGCCAATCATTAAACCAGGTACTGTTCAAGTGGCTAAAGGCCAAACACATTCCGTAACAGCTGAATACAAACAGGAGCCTAAAGGCCCTACAGGTCCTGATCCAAGCAAGGTTCAAGCAAAGGTAGAGTTTAAGGTAACATCACAATGGGAGACCGGCTACAACTTTGACCTCGTAATTACCAACACAGGAAACACTCCTGTTTCAAATTGGACCTTACAATTTGACTATGCTGGCCAGCTCACTTCTGTATGGGATGCAACTCTCACACCTGGTCAAAATAGCTACCAAATTAAACCTCCAAGTTGGACCCCAGAGATTGCACCCGGTAAATTATTCAAATTAAGTGGAGCAGGTTCAGGTCAAGCCTCTATTCCTGCCAATTACAAAATAAATGGTTCACCAATCACGGGAGCATCATTGTCCACAGGAGGTCCTACTAATACACATCAGTAG